One Acinetobacter pullicarnis genomic region harbors:
- the phoA gene encoding alkaline phosphatase, whose product MKFKLLILPLIIGFISACGDDDKKQTAPKLKSSTPPNAQISNGDLLQPDATGNVTAFQGATRLKAERTEALRASLSNRKVKNVILFIGDGTSDSEITAARNYAEGASGYFKGLDVLPFTGAYTTYSVDEKTKAINYVTDSAASATAWASGVKTYNNALGIDLNGNVQKSLLMLAKTAGFATGNVTTTTVYDATPAAMISHISHRSCYGPVDTQRKCPKNSLDNPNGNGLGSITEQLLNTRADVTFGGGAQIFSERVLGGKYQGKTLLDQAKEQKYQIVSDLNQMQAITEANQEKPLLGLFANHHLPVSWAGPMASINGNKQPAQKCNTSNPHRPTSIPTLKQMTSKAIDLLKANKQGFFLQVESGSIDRQNHLAIPCGQIGETVALDQAMQVALEFAKHNPDTLIIVTGDHAHTSQIIPNNASSPGQTLSLITKDNAVMTLNYATAHPLSTQEHTGAQVRIAAYGPRAANISGLLDQTDLFFIMRDALGIK is encoded by the coding sequence ATGAAATTTAAATTACTTATATTACCCTTAATCATTGGTTTCATCAGCGCTTGCGGTGATGATGACAAGAAGCAAACAGCACCTAAATTAAAATCTTCAACACCGCCAAATGCTCAAATCAGCAATGGTGATTTACTACAACCAGATGCAACAGGCAATGTAACAGCCTTTCAAGGTGCAACCCGTTTAAAAGCAGAACGCACTGAAGCACTCCGCGCCTCGCTTAGTAATCGAAAAGTAAAGAATGTGATCTTATTTATTGGAGATGGTACCAGTGATTCTGAAATCACCGCGGCCCGTAACTATGCCGAAGGTGCCAGTGGCTACTTCAAAGGCTTAGATGTATTGCCATTTACTGGCGCTTATACCACCTATTCCGTAGATGAAAAGACCAAAGCCATTAATTATGTCACTGATTCTGCTGCATCTGCCACGGCGTGGGCATCTGGGGTGAAAACCTATAACAACGCACTGGGTATTGATCTAAATGGCAACGTACAGAAATCGCTGCTGATGTTGGCGAAAACTGCTGGTTTTGCAACGGGTAACGTCACCACCACAACAGTCTATGATGCTACACCTGCCGCGATGATCTCGCATATTAGCCATCGTAGTTGCTATGGTCCTGTCGATACCCAACGTAAATGCCCGAAAAATTCATTAGACAACCCAAATGGCAATGGCTTAGGTTCGATTACCGAACAATTACTCAATACCCGTGCCGATGTCACCTTTGGTGGCGGGGCTCAAATCTTCAGTGAGCGTGTACTGGGTGGTAAATATCAAGGAAAAACCCTATTAGACCAAGCAAAAGAACAAAAATATCAAATTGTGAGTGATCTAAACCAAATGCAGGCAATAACCGAGGCAAATCAAGAAAAACCGCTGCTCGGCTTATTTGCAAACCATCACCTTCCCGTAAGTTGGGCAGGCCCAATGGCCTCCATCAATGGCAATAAACAACCTGCACAAAAATGTAATACCAGTAACCCACACCGCCCAACCTCCATTCCAACCCTTAAGCAGATGACCAGTAAGGCCATCGACTTGCTAAAAGCCAACAAGCAAGGCTTTTTTCTTCAAGTAGAAAGTGGCTCGATTGATCGACAAAATCATCTCGCCATTCCTTGTGGTCAGATTGGTGAAACGGTCGCGCTTGATCAAGCCATGCAAGTGGCACTTGAATTTGCCAAACACAATCCAGATACGCTGATTATTGTGACTGGTGATCATGCCCATACCAGTCAAATTATCCCCAACAATGCCAGTAGTCCGGGCCAAACCCTGTCTTTAATCACCAAAGACAATGCCGTGATGACCCTCAATTACGCTACGGCACATCCATTGTCGACCCAAGAACATACCGGAGCCCAAGTCCGTATTGCAGCCTATGGCCCACGTGCCGCGAATATTTCAGGTCTACTCGACCAAACTGATTTATTCTTTATTATGCGTGATGCTTTGGGCATCAAATAA
- the ftn gene encoding heteropolymeric bacterioferritin subunit Ftn encodes MRGNPEVVAYLNMLIGGELAARDQYLIHSRMYEDWGLSKIYERLDHEMQEEAQHADALIRRVLFLEGTPNMQREDVDVGTDVVSCLKADLKLEYHVREKLAQGVKLCEDKGDYVTRDMLRQQMSDTEEDHTYWLEKQIGLIELMGLQNYIQAQM; translated from the coding sequence ATGCGTGGTAATCCAGAAGTCGTAGCCTATTTAAACATGTTGATCGGTGGAGAGCTGGCAGCCCGTGATCAATACTTAATTCACTCACGTATGTACGAAGATTGGGGCTTAAGTAAAATTTATGAACGCCTTGATCACGAAATGCAAGAAGAAGCACAACATGCCGATGCGCTGATTCGCCGTGTTTTGTTTTTAGAAGGCACGCCAAATATGCAGCGTGAAGATGTTGATGTTGGAACAGATGTTGTTTCTTGCTTAAAAGCGGATTTGAAACTTGAATATCATGTGCGTGAAAAATTAGCACAAGGTGTGAAGTTATGCGAAGACAAAGGTGACTATGTGACGCGTGATATGTTGCGTCAACAAATGTCAGACACCGAAGAAGACCATACTTATTGGTTAGAAAAACAAATTGGTTTGATCGAATTAATGGGTCTCCAAAACTATATTCAAGCGCAAATGTAA